Genomic window (Chryseobacterium bernardetii):
GTGCACTAAAAATAAACAACAAAATGAACATTAATGTAAAAGTTCATTTAATTCCCATATTATTTTGGTTCTTACTGTATATCATTTTCTTTATTACCGGAATCTATAAAAATGTAGGAATCAGAAAAATATACAATGGCTGCCTTTACTTATTTATGGTACTATCATGGCTGTTTTATACCATTAAATTATATATCTTTCTAAACAAATCTGATTACAGTATAAAATCAAAAACTATACTTTCAACAATAACCTATATATTAACCTTTACAGCTTGTGTTTTCATTTCTTATTTGCTGACTGTAAGAAAAAATACAAACGATTTTAAAAGAACTCTGATATACGCCGCTTTTCTTCTATGCATTATTGCAGTGATACGGTTTTATAACTATAAAAAGAAAACGCTCACGAGTGAAGAGCTATCAGAAATTGAAGAACCGGCTGACACAGAGCCAGCCGATGAACAATATCAGATCTTACTGAATATAATGGAATCTGAAAAACCATTTCTCATTCCTAAGCTCACTATGGGTGATTTGTCAAAGGTCAGCAATATACCAGTTACAAAGCTGGCGGAATTGCTTGCCTACAAAAAACATACCTTTGCTACTTTTGTAAACTCCTACAGAATTACCTATGCTATTAATCTTCTTTCCACCACAGACCTTCCTATTGAAGATATAGCTTACAGATGCGGATTTAATTCCCGAAGCACTTTTTATAAACAGTTTATCCGAATAACCGGAAACCATCCTGGTAATTACCGTACTTTATGATCGTGAGAAGAAGAATCTGAAAATAGTTTCTTCCATCGCGAGACTGTATTTCTGCTTAGGTTGAACTGTTTCGCTAGCTGTATATTATTAAGCTCATACTTTTTCTGATGATCAAGTATGGCATTGATGGATTTTTTATCATATGATTTATGCTGCTGATTAAAAGACTTTATTTCCTTATTTCCTATTCCGAAAATAATCTGGTTCAGTTTGATAATATCAATAGGCATCAGCTCTTTTTTGTTCAATATTTTCCTGCAACCTGCTTCCTTTTCAGGATATTTAAGGTCTAATATATCTTTGTATATTTTTTTATAATCAGGTTTGGTTGTATTCATATTCTGTTATTTTCTACTAATTATTTGGTATAATATTGCGATATATCTCATAGCTGTTTAGAATAAATATGTACTAAGGCTTATCATTGTATTTGTGTATCCATTTATACAAAGTGCTTTTAGGAATTCCATATTCCTTCATAATTTCGAATTTTGTTTTTTCCTTATTATTTAATCTCTCCATGATAAAGTCAATAATTTCCTTAGTATATATGTTTTTACGGAAAACAGGTAGTGCGCCGTTCTTTGCTTCTGTATTTTTTTCGGTTGATGATGGTGGGGCATAAAGGATCAGATGCTGACTATATATCCGAAAAAAATCATATTCTAACAGCTTACTCCAGCGCAGAAGCATCTGGCTGTTCATATCCGGTAATAAAAACATTTCCTTTATTTCAAGCTCGGTAACTTTCAGGAAATTGCATGTTCTGACTATATTAATATTTTTCTCACTCCATCTTTCTTCAATCATTTTTCCTATATGAATATCTTTGAACTTATATGTAGTATTGTTATTTATTGTTTCCATGTAAATTTTTATTTTTTTTATTTGCTAATTCATTATAATAAAGTCAGTTTGAATAATTATTTTTTTGTGTATTCTATTAAATACAGGAAAATGACAGAAGCAGGTTTCCCCGCTTCATATCATTGGGTAAACAGTTATCACCTTTGAAATGGCAGCTCTAAAATAGGCACAGATCAATAAGGCTGCAGAACGGATGTCGTCAAAACAGATTGGGACATCTCGGTATTCAGGTAGGATACATTTACTGCTGTTCCTATTCCCAGCGTACCGGAGTTCAGGTTTCTTTTTGTGCATGCCACCTTCACATTATAATTGTTTTTAGGAGGAAGATTGGTAAGGGTAGTGTTCAGATTAAAGATCTTATTCGTACCGTCCGTTCCCAGCAAAACATCTGTTCTTACAGCTTTAAGCCTGTCATCCACAAAGATTCCACAGGCAAAACCTGAGGAAGCATCCCCATTTCCTGTCTTTTGAGCGGTAGTCTGAAACGTGAACACCACTTTATTGGTTAGGCTGGTAATGGAAAATGTATCTCCTGTTCCCTGAAGAACAGTCCATGCACTGGTTATAGCAGCATTTTCAGCATAAGGTAATGTAGATCCGTTACCTCCGCTAAAGATCACTCCAGCCTGGTCTGAAACTGTATTGATGGAATAAAGGGACATACTTCCCTGCCCGTCCGCAATTTTTATATTTTTCCAGTCATTAACATTCAGATCAGCATTATTATGAAAAATAGTTCCGGCAGCTCCGGTAGTTCCTTTCAATACATCTGTTCCTCCTACTCTTATTTCCTTTCTCACATTAAGATCGCTGTTAACATCCAGCATATTTACAGGAGCAGTGGTATTGATTCCAACCTGAGAATGGCACAGGAAAACAGAAAAAAGCGAAGTTATATACAATATTTTCTTCATAGAAATTAATTGATTATTGGGTTAAAAACTTGTGGCACCTCGTAAACATCTACTTTCAGTGATGATTGCGAAATGAAATCATTGATATTGGTATCTGCATTAATTCCAATGGCCAGTGTAATTCCACTGGTGGTATTATAGGATTTCAGTCTTGAACATGCTACACTTACCGTATGGGTACCTTTAGAAAGATTTTGCGCCATTCCTATCTGATTGTGCGTAATGAAAGTGCTTGATGCGCTGCTTGCTTTTATATTCCTCTGTCTCAGATTCACCAGTTTATCATCTACAAAAATTGCACATCCGTAATCAATTGAGATATCTGTACTGCCGTTGGCGGGAAAATTAGCCTGAACCACTGTTTCAAACTGAAAATAGGTCTTGCTTTCTGTACTGTATACATTGAAGGTCTGAGAAAGCCCTGATATTTTTTTAAAACCGTTAAAGCTGCTGTAGCTGCTGTTTTTTGTAAACGCTGCAGATCTTGAGACAATATTAGGTTCCTCAGCACTGGTAAATTTAACCCCCATCCTGTCAGAAAAAGAGTTATTGTAAATTAAATAAAATTTATTGGGTTCGTATTCCGGAATCCGTAATGTCTTCCATGCCGGAGGATAGCCCTCTCCCTGTGAAACCAAAACCTGGTCATGGGTACCTTCTGACAGTTTATTATCCATAACATTAAATACAGCAATTTTTCCCCTCAGGTCAAGATCTCCGTTCACATCAAGCCCAGCCTTAGGTTCCGGGGTATTTATTCCTATTTGAGCAGACAATGGAAGCCCTGCTGTGATCAGCAAAGTCAATATTATTCTTTTCATACTAAATCTAGTTGGTTTTATAGGTTACATATTCAATAACATCTATTTTGAGGATAGATTCCAGAGTGAAGGCGTTGGAAGCCGTATTGGTATCGGAGACATTGCGCCCTATAGCAAACTGGTTATTGGTATTGGAGGTTCCCATCTTTCTGCATGCAACCTCAACTTTCTGTACACCTACCGGAATATTCTGCTCCGTATAATTGAGCGTAAAGATATAGTCCTGGATTCCCTGCTTTTCGGAATTGTTGTTAGAGGAAATCTTGTCCTGGCGTACTGCCACCAGTTGGCCGTTCCTGAAAACCCCACAGGTAAAACTTACATTCTGAGAAGCAGCAGCAGTAGAAGCTTTCATCTCTACACCGGTCTGAAACTGATAAGTAAGTCGGTTCTTTCCGTTTTTAATGATAAGGTTATTTTCAAGCCCGGTTATTTTATTCCATTTTCCTTTACTGATATCGGTAATATAATCTCCAACAGTATTCTTATAGACATTATCACCGGCCACTCCGTCAGAAAGTGCAGTAATTCCTGACTGATCTGATGATAAATATGAATTGATTAATTTGTACTGTCCCTCTCCCATAAAGGAAACATTTAACGATTTCCACACAGGAGGTAATCCCTCTCCCTGGGAAACCAATACCTGGCCATTTAGTCCGGGATCTCCCACCTGAGCAGAAGTTCCTCCCACTCTAAGCTCTTTTCTAAGAGTAGTCTTCCCATTCACGTCAAGTATAGAATTAGGGGAACTGGTACCTATTCCCACCTGTCCCTGCAGACCAACCGCCCCTAAAGTAAAAGCGCAGCTAAATAATAATGTTTTTTTCCTGATCTTAAATCTTAAGACCATATTTTTTAAAATCATCCTTGTATTTATTTTTTTCTTCCTGGTTGTATGAGCATTCACGTTAACCTGAGTCAGTTCACAGTCATTATAGTTTGAATGGCTATGGAGGGGATTTTAAATAGACAATATGTTTCATACCCTACTGATTTTGTTGATTATACAGTGCGCAAATCTACAAACACCACCAGGAAAAGATGTCTACATTTTTTTTTTTGGTGATGAAAAAAAATAATATACAAGCCTTACAGGGTTCCTTTGGCTACAAAAGGCAGAAGGATGATATCATATACCTGGCTTATGAGAAGTTTAAAGATATCTTACAAGCATCTCAAATATCATGTACCGTTTTCCGGAAAACGGTACATGAATAACAACCCCCCCCTAGGAATAATGTATATCTTTACATAAAAGATTACGATAGATGTAAGAGTTTCTTGTAAAGACAATGTTTAAGTTAAAAAACAAAATGAGAAAACTTCATATTTCATTCTGTTTCTAGTCAACATTATTTTTTTCGTGATATTCATCTAAATATGTACAATAGTTAACATTCTCACCTATAAAGCAGAAATGCAAGATTATATCAAAGGAATTTTAATAATATATAACTCATTTAAAAGATATGAATAAAAAGATACTATTTATTTTGTTTGTTTATTTATTAGGATATGCCAAATTCAATGCGCAGATAGGGGTTAACACTTCTAACCCTCAAGGAATATTTCATATTGACGGAGCTAAAGACAATGCGATAACCGGGGCTCCTACTCCAGGACAGCAGTCAAATGATGTCACCGTAAGCCCGTCTGGCAATGTGGGAATCGGAACAGTAACCCCATCTGCAAAGCTAGAAGTTATCAGCTCTGTTCCCTCGGGGGCGATCAGAATTATTGACAGTTCCGAAGGGGCCGGAAAAATGCTTATTTCTGATGCTAATGGTGCTGGAACCTGGTCTACCGCTCCTGCTGCTACTAAGGCCTTTGTAACAGCTACAACCGCATCAGCAGTAACAACTTCAGGTATACAGGGGACTATTTCTTATATGTCTAATTTAAGAATTGCTTTTCCCATTTCAGGATATTACAGTTTAAGTATAAATCCCCATGTAACAGATGCCGGAACAGCACGGGATTCAAACGGCTATGTTGGTGGTCTTTACTTACGTAATACCGCAACTCTTGCTACTATACATATAGGAGTGGTCAATATTCCGCCAGGCTGGCCTTACGGGAACTATGGATTCAGATTTTCATCCTATGCTTTTCAGTATATCCCATCCGGAACTTACGAGTTGGGAGTAACTACGCTTTCCAATGCAACTTTTCAACAAACGACCTATCTATACACCCCGCTAGTGGGTGATGTACTTGGAATTTTACTGGCTCATTAAGAAAGGTTATTGACATATCTGCCATCTATACCTATTTCAGGTCAATGGATGCCATTAAGCCAAAGCAGAAGATTTTTTGCTTTGGCTTTTTGTCTGATAGGCCTTCGTTATATTGAGACTTACTTGGTATCCCGAATAAGGAAGATAATGAATGGAAAATAAAATCTCAATTTCATTGTAAACTTTAATAGATCTTACTACTGTTTCTACCAAATGAATTTCTATATCTATATAGCTAACTCAAAATATTTAATCATGCTATAAATTTTTGAAATTGTAAGATCATGTCCAACTTTTTATATAGCTGAACACTATTCAAAAAAACGGCAAAGCAGGATCAGATATTTTAAAAATTCATTCAGCGTTGTATAGACTTATTTGTCACCATTCAACATTATTCTGGTCATCAAAAAAAAAAGAGAGACATACTGTAACCCACTAAATGCAGTACTTGCATTAAATATAAAAACTGATACCGTATGATGACCAATAGTACAGAACAAAAGCTTCTTGTTAAACTTCAGGAATTTGAAAAATCCGGACTTTATCTGCAAAACTGTTTTTCTTTATCATCCTTGGTAGTACATTGCGAAACCAATAGTAAATATCTTTCTCATATAATAAAAAAATACAGGGGTAAAGATTTTAATAATTACATTAATGAACTGAGAATAAATTACATTTTGGAAAAGCTTGGAAAATATCCGCAATACAGAAATTATAAAATGGCTACATTAGCCGCAGAAGCTGGTTTTTCGTCTCCAAATAAGTTTGCAATGGTTTTTAAAAAACACACTTCAATTTCACCTTCACTTTTTGTAAAACATTTGGCAGACAAGCATACTGAATCTTTAATGAGGCAAGAAGTATGCGACGATATATGAACATCACATAATAAACACGGGAAATAAAAGATATTTTGATATGCTCTGATAAAAAACAGAAGTAGCCCCATTTTCCCTAAGAAAAAATTTGATACATCGCATTTTTCATAGAACGAAGTTGTTTAAACTTTACAGCCCTACAAAATCTTTTATTTTAAAACACTTGAGTCTACTTAAGCAAGTTTACAATGGCTGCGGGGAAAAGTTTATCTAAGATAGAAAATCAAAGATTTTCTGAAGACTAAAGTGTTCTTCCGTACAGTGAAATGATCGCTTATAAATTCTAAAGTGTTAAAACTTTCAGCGGTAAAATAAAAAATTATGTAAGTCTGGAATTAAAAACGTAAATAGTTAAACCTTTTGTGGGTAAAAATAATCAATATAAAAGTTTTCACAGGCTCAACATAATTATTTGATAGAAAAAAAATTAATTGAGTATCAAAATTTAAAAAGCAAGTAACTTTAGTAAACAGCAAACAGTTTTACAGGCATTACATTTACGGAAAAGGAGGCCGAAAAGGCCTCCTGCTCTTATTTTCGCTACTATGGCCGAAAAGCATTCTGTTAATTTATTTAGAATCTGTTACTTAGCACAAATACTTAATACCAAACTCTTATATGGATCTCATCAACTATAAATGGATCAGTCAGATAAGTTTTCTTATCATAACTTCGTAATCGCCAAATTACCTAAGAAAATAATATTATTTGTATCACCGTTATACTGA
Coding sequences:
- a CDS encoding helix-turn-helix domain-containing protein; protein product: MNINVKVHLIPILFWFLLYIIFFITGIYKNVGIRKIYNGCLYLFMVLSWLFYTIKLYIFLNKSDYSIKSKTILSTITYILTFTACVFISYLLTVRKNTNDFKRTLIYAAFLLCIIAVIRFYNYKKKTLTSEELSEIEEPADTEPADEQYQILLNIMESEKPFLIPKLTMGDLSKVSNIPVTKLAELLAYKKHTFATFVNSYRITYAINLLSTTDLPIEDIAYRCGFNSRSTFYKQFIRITGNHPGNYRTL
- a CDS encoding helix-turn-helix domain-containing protein gives rise to the protein MMTNSTEQKLLVKLQEFEKSGLYLQNCFSLSSLVVHCETNSKYLSHIIKKYRGKDFNNYINELRINYILEKLGKYPQYRNYKMATLAAEAGFSSPNKFAMVFKKHTSISPSLFVKHLADKHTESLMRQEVCDDI
- a CDS encoding helix-turn-helix domain-containing protein is translated as MNTTKPDYKKIYKDILDLKYPEKEAGCRKILNKKELMPIDIIKLNQIIFGIGNKEIKSFNQQHKSYDKKSINAILDHQKKYELNNIQLAKQFNLSRNTVSRWKKLFSDSSSHDHKVR
- a CDS encoding helix-turn-helix domain-containing protein; this encodes METINNNTTYKFKDIHIGKMIEERWSEKNINIVRTCNFLKVTELEIKEMFLLPDMNSQMLLRWSKLLEYDFFRIYSQHLILYAPPSSTEKNTEAKNGALPVFRKNIYTKEIIDFIMERLNNKEKTKFEIMKEYGIPKSTLYKWIHKYNDKP